A genomic window from Halogeometricum borinquense DSM 11551 includes:
- a CDS encoding glycosyltransferase — protein MQSVAAFTDTYLPTVNGVSYTVQTWRDHWRERDGRMDVVYPGTDDYVPDAGEYPVRSVSFPFYEGYRLGVPRVPSRVDDVDLVHAHTPFALGLSGLRLARQKNLPFIASYHTPTGEYADYLTSRDSFEQRIESLSERYERWFFGRADAVVCPSQATRDHLHNVVGVEGEVIVLSNGIDTDRFVPTDAADFRERYDLPDGPLVGYTGRHGYEKNLDEFLKAADGLDATVVFGGDGPAREELESLATKMGLDAHFLGFLPREELPAFYSALDAFVFPSPVETQGLVALEANACGTPVVGVNEGALSDTVVDGVTGYHYSLGDTDACRAAIERVLDERETLSKSCLERRDAVSVERAVDELSTLYDRVCAEKGY, from the coding sequence ATGCAGTCGGTTGCGGCGTTCACTGATACGTATCTCCCGACCGTCAACGGCGTCTCGTACACCGTACAGACGTGGCGCGACCACTGGCGAGAACGCGACGGCCGGATGGATGTGGTGTATCCCGGGACCGACGACTACGTCCCCGACGCAGGGGAGTACCCCGTCAGAAGCGTCTCATTTCCGTTCTACGAGGGGTATCGCCTCGGCGTTCCTCGGGTACCCAGTCGCGTCGATGACGTAGATCTCGTCCACGCACACACGCCGTTCGCGCTGGGACTTTCGGGGTTGCGCTTGGCTCGGCAGAAGAATCTCCCGTTCATCGCCTCGTATCACACGCCGACCGGCGAGTACGCCGACTACCTCACCTCGCGCGACTCGTTCGAGCAACGAATCGAGTCGCTGTCGGAACGCTACGAACGGTGGTTCTTCGGTCGCGCAGACGCTGTCGTCTGCCCCAGTCAGGCAACCCGCGACCACCTTCACAACGTGGTCGGCGTCGAAGGCGAGGTGATCGTTCTCTCGAACGGCATCGATACCGACCGATTCGTTCCCACCGATGCCGCGGACTTCCGCGAGCGATACGACCTCCCGGATGGTCCACTCGTGGGCTACACCGGCCGCCACGGTTACGAGAAGAATCTCGACGAGTTCCTCAAAGCCGCCGACGGACTTGACGCGACGGTCGTCTTCGGTGGTGACGGCCCGGCGCGCGAGGAGTTGGAGTCGCTGGCGACGAAGATGGGGCTTGACGCGCACTTCTTGGGCTTTCTCCCGCGGGAAGAACTGCCGGCGTTTTACTCGGCACTCGACGCGTTCGTCTTCCCGAGTCCCGTCGAGACGCAGGGGTTGGTCGCCCTCGAAGCCAACGCCTGCGGGACGCCGGTCGTCGGCGTGAACGAGGGTGCCCTCTCGGACACCGTCGTGGACGGCGTGACGGGCTATCATTACTCCCTCGGCGACACAGATGCCTGCCGAGCGGCTATCGAACGTGTCCTTGACGAGCGCGAGACGCTCTCGAAGTCGTGTCTGGAACGTCGAGATGCGGTGAGTGTCGAACGCGCGGTTGACGAGCTCTCGACGCTGTACGACCGCGTATGTGCCGAAAAAGGATACTGA
- a CDS encoding ribonuclease P protein component 4, with product MSIAEERIERLHGLAREAATEGEFDRSREYVRLARRIAERNRCGLPKSFQRSTCDACDVYLRPGQNARVRVHRGRVIVRCHDCGATERYPFD from the coding sequence ATGAGTATCGCGGAGGAACGCATCGAGCGTCTGCACGGACTCGCACGGGAGGCGGCCACGGAGGGGGAGTTCGACCGCTCTCGTGAATACGTCCGCCTCGCGCGACGTATTGCGGAGCGAAACCGGTGCGGATTACCGAAATCGTTCCAGCGGTCCACGTGCGACGCCTGCGACGTCTACCTCCGTCCGGGACAGAACGCCCGCGTCCGCGTCCATCGCGGTCGGGTCATCGTCCGGTGTCACGACTGCGGGGCGACAGAGCGGTATCCGTTCGACTGA
- a CDS encoding YhbY family RNA-binding protein, which produces MGKQDLRKEAHDIDVTVWVGKSGISAVEEELSDQLADRDLVKIKFLRSARAGTTVEELTEELADRVNAEVIETRGNTGVVHR; this is translated from the coding sequence ATGGGAAAACAAGATCTCCGGAAAGAGGCACACGATATCGATGTAACCGTCTGGGTCGGCAAAAGCGGAATCAGTGCGGTCGAAGAAGAGCTATCGGATCAACTGGCGGACCGTGACTTGGTGAAAATCAAGTTCCTCCGGTCTGCGCGGGCAGGAACGACAGTCGAGGAACTGACCGAGGAACTCGCAGACCGGGTTAACGCGGAAGTCATCGAGACCCGCGGTAACACCGGAGTCGTTCATCGATGA
- a CDS encoding mechanosensitive ion channel family protein: protein MSVGLLVLQQNTGGGLYDAIGRALAGFGIPESVAVPLGRVIAFVAAFVAVYLLGRIVVFPVLNRMMDSRSLEDHAQKPLRRVTSVVVVFVGITVAFGAAGFENFLQSLATIAAAATLAIGFAMQDVLQNFVAGIFIFTDKPFRIGDWIEWDGNSGVVEDISFRVSRIRTFDNELLTVPNSQLTDGVIKNPVAKDTLRLQVPFGIGYGDDIDTAADIILEEARAQPEILDDPGPTVRLTELGGSSVVLTSRFWISNPSRADFVKTKAEYTQRVKERFDEQGIDIPYPNRTLSGELTVAGLEEVAGPLDD from the coding sequence ATGAGCGTCGGGCTGTTAGTACTGCAACAGAATACTGGGGGCGGACTGTACGACGCCATCGGCAGGGCTCTCGCTGGATTCGGGATTCCCGAGTCCGTTGCCGTCCCCCTCGGTCGCGTTATCGCCTTCGTTGCCGCCTTCGTGGCAGTGTATCTACTCGGTCGTATTGTGGTCTTTCCCGTCCTCAACCGCATGATGGACTCCCGAAGTCTGGAGGACCACGCGCAGAAACCACTCCGCCGCGTCACCAGTGTCGTCGTCGTCTTCGTCGGCATCACCGTCGCGTTCGGAGCAGCGGGCTTCGAGAACTTCTTGCAGTCGTTGGCCACGATTGCGGCCGCTGCGACGCTCGCTATCGGGTTCGCCATGCAGGACGTCCTCCAGAACTTTGTCGCCGGAATCTTCATCTTCACCGACAAACCGTTCCGAATCGGTGACTGGATCGAGTGGGACGGAAACTCCGGCGTCGTCGAGGATATCAGTTTCCGCGTCTCCCGTATTCGGACGTTCGACAACGAACTGCTTACCGTACCGAACTCGCAACTCACCGACGGCGTCATCAAAAACCCCGTCGCGAAGGACACCCTTCGGTTGCAGGTTCCGTTCGGCATCGGCTACGGCGACGACATCGATACGGCGGCAGACATTATTCTCGAAGAGGCACGGGCGCAGCCGGAGATTCTGGACGATCCCGGACCGACGGTCCGCCTGACGGAACTGGGCGGCTCTTCGGTGGTACTCACGTCGCGCTTTTGGATCTCGAACCCGAGTCGCGCTGACTTCGTGAAGACGAAAGCCGAGTACACTCAGCGAGTCAAAGAGCGGTTCGACGAGCAGGGAATCGATATCCCGTATCCGAACCGGACACTCAGCGGCGAACTCACCGTGGCCGGTCTCGAAGAGGTTGCCGGGCCTCTCGACGACTAA
- a CDS encoding HD domain-containing protein, whose translation MAEVTDDGGRKYDPEASHNFPDEKLNEVLPTLLDDPEVKTYLKAQNVNAVTRKGYNDHGEKHIEIVRNRALRLYDLLKAGDVDFNGASQQGLAEEDEAVIVALAATLHDIGHIVHRDEHAYYSIPLAADLLDRFLPQFYDTSEVVRMKAEVLHAILCHHTEEDPLTTEAGVIRVADALDMERGRSRIPYEKGGRGINTLSSQAIDNVSLKPGTDKPVLVEIEMVNAAGVYQVDNLLKAKLHNSRLEDLIRIVAVNTKAESQLVERIEL comes from the coding sequence ATGGCCGAAGTAACCGATGATGGTGGTCGAAAGTACGATCCCGAAGCGAGCCACAACTTTCCGGACGAGAAACTCAACGAAGTCCTCCCGACGCTCCTCGACGATCCCGAGGTGAAGACGTATCTCAAGGCGCAGAACGTCAACGCAGTCACCCGGAAAGGGTACAACGACCACGGCGAGAAACACATCGAGATCGTTCGGAACCGAGCGCTCCGCCTGTACGATCTCCTGAAAGCCGGTGATGTCGATTTCAACGGTGCGTCTCAACAAGGATTAGCGGAGGAGGACGAAGCCGTCATCGTCGCTCTCGCGGCGACCCTACACGACATCGGCCACATCGTCCATCGCGACGAACACGCGTACTACTCGATTCCGCTCGCCGCAGACCTCTTAGACCGGTTCCTCCCGCAGTTCTACGACACGTCGGAAGTCGTGCGCATGAAGGCGGAGGTACTCCATGCTATATTGTGCCACCACACCGAAGAAGATCCCCTGACGACCGAAGCGGGAGTCATCCGCGTCGCCGACGCACTCGACATGGAACGCGGTCGGTCGCGCATCCCCTACGAGAAGGGCGGGCGGGGAATCAACACACTATCGAGTCAGGCTATCGACAACGTGTCGCTGAAACCCGGCACGGACAAGCCAGTCCTCGTCGAGATAGAGATGGTCAACGCCGCTGGCGTCTATCAGGTCGATAACCTTCTGAAAGCGAAACTGCACAACTCCCGATTGGAAGACCTCATTCGAATTGTGGCAGTCAACACGAAAGCGGAGAGTCAACTCGTTGAGCGGATCGAACTGTAA
- a CDS encoding redoxin domain-containing protein — protein MVDVGDDAPDFTAPLADGDVESFTLSEHLDEAPIVLAFFPAAFTSTCTTEMCTFRDRMANFEDIGATVYGASIDTPFTLNEFREQNDLNFALISDTNRELIHEYDVAMDFDSLGVHNVAKRAVFVVDTDGTVSYAWVSDDPGAEPDYDEVAAAAETMRA, from the coding sequence ATGGTAGACGTAGGAGACGACGCTCCGGATTTCACTGCACCGCTTGCAGACGGCGACGTTGAATCGTTCACTCTCTCGGAGCATCTTGACGAAGCGCCCATCGTGCTCGCGTTCTTCCCGGCCGCGTTCACGAGTACCTGTACGACAGAGATGTGTACGTTCCGCGACCGGATGGCGAACTTCGAGGATATCGGTGCGACGGTGTACGGCGCCAGCATCGACACACCGTTCACGCTCAACGAGTTCCGCGAGCAGAACGACCTCAACTTCGCCCTCATCAGCGACACGAACCGCGAACTCATCCACGAGTACGACGTAGCCATGGACTTCGATTCGCTCGGCGTCCACAACGTCGCAAAGCGTGCGGTGTTTGTCGTGGACACCGACGGAACGGTGTCGTATGCGTGGGTGAGCGACGATCCGGGTGCCGAACCCGATTACGACGAAGTCGCAGCGGCGGCCGAGACGATGCGCGCCTAA
- a CDS encoding DoxX family membrane protein, whose protein sequence is MLKRLLFVLARVLFGAKFARDGYDNLSNIDDMIGYAESVGLPFPNVLVPAASLLLFVGGVLLALGLAPLLGAAAIAAFLLGVTPQMHDFWNMSGDERDEEFDAFVRNASFFGAAVAFAAAIRERRKH, encoded by the coding sequence ATGCTCAAGCGCTTGCTGTTCGTTCTCGCACGGGTACTGTTCGGTGCGAAATTCGCCCGTGACGGCTACGACAATCTCTCGAATATCGACGATATGATCGGCTACGCCGAGAGTGTCGGACTACCGTTCCCGAACGTTCTCGTCCCGGCCGCGAGCCTCCTGCTCTTCGTCGGCGGTGTGCTCCTCGCACTCGGCCTCGCGCCACTCCTCGGGGCTGCCGCTATCGCCGCGTTCCTGCTCGGTGTCACGCCACAGATGCACGACTTCTGGAATATGAGCGGCGACGAACGAGACGAGGAGTTCGACGCGTTCGTCCGGAACGCGTCGTTCTTCGGCGCGGCCGTCGCGTTCGCAGCGGCGATACGCGAACGTCGTAAACACTGA
- a CDS encoding Sec-independent protein translocase subunit TatA/TatB gives MFQITPLFPGIPGGPELLIVLLVLVLLFGANKIPKLARSTGQAMGEFQRGRNEIEEELKQMENDDDEDEDEETTTTTSTSTSTSSDSN, from the coding sequence ATGTTCCAGATTACCCCTCTATTCCCGGGGATCCCGGGTGGGCCGGAGCTCCTCATCGTGCTGCTCGTCCTCGTGCTGCTGTTCGGGGCGAACAAGATTCCGAAGCTCGCTCGGTCTACGGGTCAGGCTATGGGCGAATTCCAGCGCGGACGAAACGAAATCGAGGAAGAGCTCAAGCAGATGGAGAACGACGACGACGAAGACGAAGACGAGGAGACGACGACGACCACGTCCACGTCCACCTCGACCTCGTCGGACTCGAACTAA
- a CDS encoding type II/IV secretion system ATPase subunit, with product MATDDGASSPVRQDSDGDDEGALEGEVDGDRVALEGNVAPGGATAEGGDADTPNGDASGGPTVAVGAYTWAHFLDEFGEDGDVTSLYRGHDPRETRERPGSSRWDDADEDEPTTPTRPTRDDWQNVSLDPTDEQYLGHHPVETEDEIETAASEAKRIQSAFEEFCDPETTPVVKDVWMWEHYKREDYYEDDGSRPRDEDGEIDRFDAEAALGFDPSVIENALARGSHRADELDDVIEERTVNVNEELDEDAFFSDSHGATTAANRYDLEKAVPMEKKTHFREVERYWVNKPHSFVVIFHSDKENEKKYYVVEPYQNRIERDLAEFLTGKLRTAIKYNDESTIGTGDGTRRRVIEQQSLELLERYDLYDPGPDGYSDALSLAPDPTEPTEEPEPGAVAGLFTRLGLGGEDAATDGGKASRDGSLGTFARRLGLSEESFGGRLGSLFADPPRDDPGLDGIAARPEPAVLADDDATLTEYQVEKLLYVLRRDFIGYERIDGIKHDINVEDISCDGYNSPVFVYHSDYEQIISNVVHAETELDDFVVKLAQRSGKGISKRRPQVDATLPDGSRAQLTLGREVSDHGTNYTIRQFKDVPFTPIDLVNWNTFSLEEMAFLWLCIENHKSLIFAGGTASGKTTSLNAVSLFIPSNSKIVSIEDTREVELPQRNWIASVTRPSFSDDDKGDVDEFDLLEAALRQRPDYIVMGEIRGEEGRTLFQVMSTGHTTYTTFHADSVGEVLKRFTTDPINVSKTMFTALDLVSIQTSTRVQGNKVRRNKSLTEINHYDPENDEINVQDIYQWQAETDEFLQMGSSNTLEEIRFDRGWTEDRLQHELFVRQVVLAYLIDRGLNTYTQVAATLQAFINDSDTILTLMAEDDLERSLEDLREMESVHINVDPEKEDMVPRPDPPEDVLKLCRDILARAEEELFPDYRGKDADEVADALRHIADEPDVSARYEDHAELDALDEATRAGPELDAGEDGPSELDAGDDGPSELGAGVDDGPGELEGNDTPALDAGTSDDGTEEDETTGEVTDGSDPEADLRGSDDEDFGIEELLGEDVSEELEEDGWGFGEFENADPEDTVNNDTVSEDTGRGDAARGKDGESDADHESGDYEGDEPSEGGE from the coding sequence ATGGCTACCGACGACGGCGCGTCCTCGCCCGTCCGACAGGATTCGGACGGCGACGACGAGGGCGCGTTGGAGGGGGAGGTCGACGGTGACCGGGTAGCCCTCGAAGGTAACGTCGCACCGGGGGGCGCGACGGCCGAAGGGGGAGACGCGGACACGCCGAACGGTGACGCTAGCGGCGGCCCAACGGTCGCAGTTGGTGCGTACACGTGGGCACATTTCCTCGACGAATTCGGGGAAGACGGCGACGTCACGTCGCTCTACCGCGGTCACGATCCGCGGGAGACCCGCGAACGACCCGGCAGTTCCCGTTGGGACGACGCCGACGAGGACGAACCAACCACTCCAACGCGACCGACGCGCGACGATTGGCAAAACGTCAGTCTCGACCCGACGGACGAGCAGTATCTGGGCCACCACCCCGTCGAGACGGAGGACGAAATCGAAACGGCCGCGAGCGAAGCAAAGCGCATCCAGTCGGCCTTCGAGGAGTTCTGCGATCCCGAGACGACGCCCGTCGTCAAAGATGTCTGGATGTGGGAGCACTACAAGCGCGAGGACTACTACGAGGACGACGGCAGTCGTCCCCGCGACGAAGACGGTGAGATTGACCGCTTCGACGCCGAAGCGGCGCTCGGATTCGACCCGTCGGTCATCGAGAACGCGCTCGCGCGCGGTTCCCACCGTGCCGACGAGCTAGACGACGTTATCGAGGAACGCACCGTCAACGTCAACGAGGAGTTAGACGAGGATGCGTTCTTCTCCGACAGTCACGGCGCGACGACCGCGGCGAATCGCTACGACCTCGAAAAGGCCGTTCCGATGGAGAAGAAGACGCACTTCCGCGAAGTCGAGCGCTACTGGGTCAACAAACCCCACTCGTTCGTCGTCATCTTCCACTCTGACAAGGAAAACGAGAAGAAATACTACGTGGTCGAACCGTACCAGAACAGAATTGAACGGGATCTCGCGGAGTTCCTGACCGGAAAGCTGCGGACTGCGATCAAGTACAACGACGAGAGCACCATCGGAACGGGCGACGGAACGCGACGGCGTGTCATCGAACAGCAGTCGCTCGAACTTCTCGAACGGTACGACCTGTACGACCCCGGTCCCGACGGCTACAGCGACGCACTGTCACTTGCACCCGACCCTACTGAACCGACCGAAGAACCCGAACCCGGTGCCGTCGCCGGACTGTTCACCCGCCTTGGACTCGGCGGCGAGGATGCCGCGACAGACGGCGGGAAGGCTTCGCGCGACGGATCACTCGGCACGTTCGCACGTCGTCTAGGGCTGAGCGAGGAGTCGTTCGGCGGCCGACTCGGCAGTCTCTTCGCGGATCCGCCCCGTGATGACCCCGGACTCGACGGAATCGCCGCGCGTCCCGAACCCGCCGTTCTCGCGGACGACGATGCGACGCTGACGGAGTACCAAGTCGAGAAGTTACTCTACGTTCTCCGCCGAGACTTCATCGGCTACGAGCGAATCGACGGCATCAAACACGACATCAACGTCGAGGACATCTCCTGCGACGGCTACAACTCGCCGGTGTTCGTCTACCACTCCGATTACGAGCAGATCATCTCGAACGTCGTCCACGCGGAGACTGAACTGGACGACTTCGTCGTCAAACTCGCCCAACGCTCCGGAAAGGGAATCTCAAAGCGCCGCCCGCAGGTGGACGCGACGCTTCCCGACGGGTCGCGCGCGCAACTCACCCTCGGTCGAGAGGTGTCCGACCACGGAACGAACTACACCATCCGGCAGTTCAAAGACGTGCCGTTCACGCCCATCGACCTCGTGAACTGGAACACGTTCTCCTTAGAGGAGATGGCGTTCCTGTGGCTCTGCATCGAGAACCACAAGTCGCTCATCTTCGCGGGCGGGACGGCTTCGGGGAAAACCACGTCGCTGAACGCGGTGTCGCTTTTCATCCCGTCGAACTCGAAAATCGTCTCCATCGAGGACACCCGCGAGGTAGAACTCCCACAGCGGAACTGGATCGCCTCCGTCACTCGGCCGTCGTTCTCCGACGACGACAAGGGCGACGTGGACGAGTTCGACCTCCTTGAGGCGGCACTGCGGCAACGCCCCGACTACATCGTCATGGGCGAGATTCGCGGCGAGGAGGGCCGGACGCTGTTTCAGGTGATGTCCACCGGGCACACGACGTACACGACGTTCCACGCCGACAGCGTCGGTGAGGTGCTCAAGCGCTTTACGACGGATCCGATCAACGTCTCGAAGACGATGTTCACGGCGCTCGATCTGGTGTCCATCCAGACCTCCACGCGCGTGCAGGGCAACAAGGTCCGCCGGAACAAATCACTGACCGAGATAAACCACTACGACCCCGAGAACGACGAGATAAACGTCCAAGACATCTACCAGTGGCAGGCTGAGACCGACGAATTCCTACAGATGGGGTCGTCGAACACGCTGGAGGAGATCCGATTCGACCGCGGGTGGACCGAGGACCGTCTCCAACACGAACTGTTCGTGCGGCAGGTCGTCCTCGCATACCTCATCGACCGCGGCCTCAACACGTACACGCAGGTGGCCGCGACGCTACAGGCGTTCATCAACGATTCCGACACCATCCTGACGCTGATGGCCGAGGACGACCTCGAACGGAGCCTCGAAGATCTCCGGGAGATGGAATCGGTTCACATCAACGTTGACCCAGAGAAGGAAGACATGGTTCCGCGCCCCGATCCGCCGGAGGACGTTCTCAAACTCTGTCGAGACATTCTTGCCCGCGCCGAGGAGGAACTGTTCCCCGACTACCGCGGGAAGGACGCCGACGAGGTTGCGGACGCGCTCCGGCATATCGCCGACGAACCCGACGTGAGCGCACGATACGAGGACCACGCAGAACTCGATGCCTTGGACGAAGCGACGCGTGCGGGACCAGAACTCGACGCAGGTGAGGATGGCCCATCGGAACTTGACGCGGGCGATGATGGCCCATCGGAACTCGGCGCAGGCGTAGACGACGGGCCAGGTGAATTGGAGGGCAACGACACGCCCGCGTTAGATGCTGGGACGAGCGATGACGGCACGGAAGAAGACGAGACCACGGGCGAAGTTACAGACGGCAGTGACCCCGAAGCCGACCTCAGAGGCAGTGACGACGAGGATTTCGGCATCGAAGAGCTCCTCGGAGAAGATGTCTCCGAGGAGTTAGAAGAGGACGGGTGGGGATTCGGCGAGTTCGAGAACGCCGACCCCGAGGATACGGTAAATAACGACACAGTAAGCGAGGATACTGGCCGCGGCGACGCCGCGCGCGGCAAGGACGGTGAGAGCGACGCTGATCACGAAAGCGGCGACTACGAAGGCGACGAGCCATCCGAGGGAGGCGAGTAG
- a CDS encoding type II secretion system F family protein, which yields MSLDSPTSGGLDRSSDTLGDAFYPLFRLLFDEDGDFVSDVERKLEQARMPATVELYLSHALAVGVLAGGLLWLLGSLIGYAMFAFGLVSAETLSLGIPTPDAQTAAFLESLTMPFGVLVSGLVFGSIGFALGFGTLVAVPFSKASSRKREINMLLPDAISFMYALSVGGLNQLEILEAMGRAEDTYGEVAREFQSIVQETEYFGTDYRNAIRDQAMVTPSDELSQFLTDMLSIVNSGGNMEQFLDDKKEKHLRTAKQEQEMTLETLELFGEMYMTLSLFPLLLIIILVIMSMLGQAQQSLLYATVYGLIPLTGVGFLVLVSTVKQDEPGDGYLQPAESPDRLEQSHREGLVHMGLIEDFTGEFRLFDRIHSREGTYKTKELLENPHLFFRDNPLYTLVLTVPAATVFVLTAVIGGAAPLSWDAMLNQPIWGTFVWWYIPAYVIGIPLAFFHSWNNRSRQAVVGKLSENLRKLSSANDTGQTLLESVKTVSDTSSGKLADEFEVMHAKVNYGMSLRSALVEFNNKYHIPRLARTVKLISKAQEASSQITDVLSTAAQASENQDDIERERKSRTRMQVAIILMTYLTLLAVMAILKTQFLDVMAGLTSQASASSSGSQAVQGGPSFGGAVDTAMLSLLFLHAVTLQAALSGFISGYIRSADIISGVKFVVILQTIALAVWAVVG from the coding sequence ATGAGCCTCGACTCGCCTACATCTGGGGGACTCGACCGCAGTTCCGACACACTCGGCGACGCGTTCTATCCCCTGTTCCGCCTGCTGTTCGACGAGGACGGCGACTTCGTGAGCGACGTCGAACGGAAACTCGAACAGGCGCGGATGCCCGCGACGGTGGAGTTGTATCTCTCGCACGCCCTCGCAGTCGGTGTCCTCGCTGGTGGATTGCTCTGGCTTCTCGGCTCACTCATCGGTTACGCGATGTTCGCATTCGGCCTCGTTTCGGCGGAGACGCTCAGTCTCGGCATTCCGACGCCGGATGCACAGACGGCCGCGTTCTTGGAGTCGCTGACGATGCCGTTCGGTGTTCTCGTCTCCGGACTCGTCTTCGGCAGTATCGGGTTCGCCCTCGGATTCGGGACGCTAGTCGCCGTTCCGTTCTCGAAAGCGTCGAGTCGCAAGCGGGAGATAAACATGCTTCTGCCCGACGCTATCTCGTTCATGTACGCCCTGTCGGTGGGCGGACTGAACCAACTTGAGATTCTGGAGGCGATGGGACGCGCCGAGGACACCTACGGCGAAGTCGCCCGCGAGTTCCAAAGTATCGTTCAAGAGACGGAGTATTTCGGGACCGACTACCGCAACGCCATCCGCGATCAAGCGATGGTGACGCCGTCGGACGAACTTTCGCAGTTCCTGACGGACATGCTCTCTATCGTTAACTCCGGCGGCAATATGGAGCAGTTCTTAGACGACAAGAAGGAGAAACACCTGCGAACCGCAAAGCAGGAACAGGAGATGACGTTGGAGACGCTGGAACTGTTCGGCGAGATGTACATGACGCTCTCGCTGTTTCCGCTGCTTCTCATCATCATCCTCGTCATCATGAGCATGCTCGGGCAGGCCCAGCAGTCACTGCTCTACGCGACGGTGTACGGCCTGATCCCACTCACCGGTGTCGGCTTTCTCGTCCTCGTTTCGACGGTGAAACAGGACGAACCCGGTGACGGCTATCTCCAACCAGCGGAGTCGCCTGATCGACTCGAGCAGAGCCACAGAGAGGGGCTGGTTCACATGGGGCTGATCGAGGATTTCACCGGCGAGTTCCGCCTCTTCGACCGTATCCACTCGCGCGAGGGGACGTACAAAACGAAGGAACTGCTCGAAAACCCGCACCTGTTCTTCCGAGATAACCCGCTTTACACGCTCGTTCTCACCGTCCCTGCGGCAACCGTGTTTGTCTTGACCGCCGTTATCGGCGGGGCCGCACCGCTCTCGTGGGACGCAATGTTGAACCAACCCATCTGGGGGACGTTCGTCTGGTGGTACATCCCCGCCTACGTGATCGGCATCCCGCTTGCGTTCTTCCACAGTTGGAACAACCGCTCTCGGCAAGCGGTCGTCGGCAAACTCTCGGAGAACCTCAGGAAGCTATCCAGTGCGAACGATACCGGCCAGACGCTATTGGAGTCGGTCAAAACAGTCTCCGATACGTCCTCTGGCAAACTCGCAGACGAGTTCGAGGTGATGCACGCGAAGGTTAACTACGGCATGAGCCTCCGCTCGGCGCTCGTTGAATTCAACAACAAGTACCACATCCCGCGACTGGCCCGGACGGTGAAACTCATCTCGAAAGCGCAGGAGGCATCGAGTCAGATTACGGACGTGCTATCGACGGCGGCGCAGGCATCCGAGAACCAAGACGACATCGAGCGCGAACGGAAGTCACGAACGCGGATGCAGGTCGCTATCATCCTGATGACGTATCTGACGCTGCTCGCCGTGATGGCCATCCTGAAGACGCAGTTCCTCGATGTGATGGCCGGTCTTACATCGCAGGCGAGTGCGAGCAGTTCGGGGTCGCAGGCCGTTCAAGGCGGACCGAGTTTCGGCGGGGCCGTGGATACGGCGATGCTCTCGCTTTTGTTCCTCCACGCGGTGACGCTGCAAGCCGCCCTCTCGGGGTTCATCAGCGGCTACATCCGCAGTGCCGACATCATCTCGGGCGTCAAGTTCGTCGTCATTCTCCAGACGATTGCACTCGCGGTGTGGGCGGTGGTTGGATGA
- a CDS encoding DUF7287 family protein, whose protein sequence is MTSGRGRETERECRHERKQEHERAQTTMDFTVGISIFLLVVVFVVAFVPGIFEPFEGADQTQTADRLGTSLASDALGEPGTPAALNATCTWSFFRQMQTGTDTTADCGFDATTDTVAATLGVTDVAVNVTVFDDGAVAELDSPDGIAGTKRELRAGPPVPTSRGVATARRAVLLDDRTRQLVVRVW, encoded by the coding sequence ATGACCAGCGGGCGTGGGCGCGAAACCGAACGCGAATGCAGACACGAGCGCAAGCAGGAACACGAGCGAGCACAGACGACGATGGATTTCACCGTCGGCATCAGTATCTTTCTGCTCGTCGTCGTGTTCGTCGTGGCGTTCGTTCCCGGTATTTTCGAACCGTTCGAGGGAGCCGACCAAACGCAGACGGCAGACCGCCTCGGAACCAGTCTCGCAAGCGACGCCCTCGGTGAACCGGGGACGCCCGCCGCGTTGAACGCGACGTGTACATGGTCGTTCTTCAGACAGATGCAGACCGGAACCGACACGACCGCAGACTGTGGGTTCGATGCGACGACAGATACCGTCGCGGCGACGCTCGGAGTGACCGATGTAGCGGTGAACGTCACCGTCTTCGACGACGGGGCGGTGGCCGAACTCGACTCGCCGGACGGCATCGCGGGCACGAAGCGCGAACTCCGCGCTGGCCCGCCCGTCCCGACGAGTCGGGGCGTGGCGACGGCGCGCCGCGCTGTCCTGTTAGACGACCGGACGCGACAACTGGTGGTGAGAGTATGGTGA